Below is a window of Mycobacterium dioxanotrophicus DNA.
CCGACGTGCTGGTCCCCGCCGCCACGTCCTACTGCATCAACGCCACCAACCAGCATGAGGTGACGGCCAAACTGGTCGTCGAGGCGGCCAACATGCCTGTCACCCCGGAAGCCGAAACCGACATGGCCGCACGGGGAATCGTGATCGTTCCGGACTTCGTGGCCAATTCCGCGACCAACGCGTGGTGGTGGTGGGTCCTGTTCGGCGACATCGACGGAAGTGCCGAGCAGTCCTTCGCCAAGATCTCCACGCGGCTGCGCGAGTTGAGCAGCGAGATGTTCGCGTTGTCGGCCGCCGACAAGATCACCGCGCGCGCCGCCGCGTACACCATGGCCACCGACCGGCTCGCCAAGTTGACCACCGCGTACCCCAGTTAGCCTGCGGCCCAACGAGATCGCGCACGACCCCAGGAAGGACTCATGAGCACCCACACCGAAGCCACGATCGCGCCCGCCGGACAGCGCCGCAGCGGCGGCCAAGCTCTGGTCGACGCGTTGACCCTCCACGGCGTCGACGTGGTCTTCGGGATCCCCGGAACGCACAATCTGCCGGTCTACGCCGCGCTGGGCGGCGCGGGTATCCGGCACGTTCTGGCACGCCACGAACAGGGTGCCGGCTACGCCGCCGACGGCTACGCCCGGGCCAGCGGCAAGCCAGGGGTGGTGATCACGACCACCGGACCGGCCATCCTCAACGCCGCAGCCGCGGCAGCCCAGGCCTATTCGGATTCCGTGCCCGTCCTGTTCATCGCGCCGGGGCTGCCGCTGCATCACCCGAGCCGGGGCAACGGGTACCTCCACGAGGTGAAAGACCAATTCCGCGCGATGGATTCGATCGTCGGGCATGCGCAACGCGTGACCACTGTCGAAGAGATACCGTTGGCGGTCGCGCAGTGCTTTGCGGCGATGACGAGTACGCGTCCCCGGCCTGCGTACCTGGAAATCCCGCTGGACCTCCTCGATCTCGAGGCCACCACGGCGCTGGTGCCGCCCTACGCCGGTCGCCCGGTTCGTCCGAATCCGGAGTCGATTCGAGCGGCGACGGAGCTTTTGGATGCCGCCGAGCACCCGTTGCTGATCGTCGGCGGCGGCGCATCGGGCGCGGCGAACGAAGTCCGTGATCTCGCCGAAGCACTGCAAGCGCCGGTGATCACGACTGCCAACGGCAAAGGCGTTCTGCCCGAGACACATCCGTTGTCGCTGGGCGCCGGCGTCCATCACCCCACCGTCAAGGAGTTGGTGGCCGCGAGCGATGTG
It encodes the following:
- a CDS encoding thiamine pyrophosphate-binding protein, with product MSTHTEATIAPAGQRRSGGQALVDALTLHGVDVVFGIPGTHNLPVYAALGGAGIRHVLARHEQGAGYAADGYARASGKPGVVITTTGPAILNAAAAAAQAYSDSVPVLFIAPGLPLHHPSRGNGYLHEVKDQFRAMDSIVGHAQRVTTVEEIPLAVAQCFAAMTSTRPRPAYLEIPLDLLDLEATTALVPPYAGRPVRPNPESIRAATELLDAAEHPLLIVGGGASGAANEVRDLAEALQAPVITTANGKGVLPETHPLSLGAGVHHPTVKELVAASDVVVAVGTELAPSDWWWGPIAQQSTVIRIDIDPTAAATNISPAVALVGDAAETISSLLTGLTTAGRTDGRESSAQWRRLLRQDAAQEGSAYLELCAALDAALDDSALIAADSAMACYYGALSNLPLHRPRSFLYPTGVGTLGYGLPAAIGAKIAAPQRQVVALLGDGGVMFTIAELAAAAQAGLAIPVVIVDNGGYGEIRNEMADRGDTVHAVDLASPDFAALARSLGCHGVSLESAALLADAVGAALNADRPTLIHLRVSGRETESA